The Danio rerio strain Tuebingen ecotype United States chromosome 1, GRCz12tu, whole genome shotgun sequence genome includes a region encoding these proteins:
- the LOC797711 gene encoding uncharacterized protein isoform X2, which translates to MGMETQGSKDSQDVFMDSGRTAPAQFSHGAPITPKTEPTSTDQFNSCQGPKESYTTSLAYSGSFYVETSQGTPCSTETLLNMITEIVGISTTPVSDAHPCGDGTMNASRSSFGDEGVQTQASTCTTPPLYSPGQTGHSYPDTQTATQAQDSATSHLNFASSAQDAEPLSESATFPVVIKNEFESSCYEWGTFSKSYLDAGFQSEPFSMSNSFSADQQQVDVKELLDSYSPICSNTETEFKVESTLKQEQCFGDACTQGFSAPMFNYPTPVMDIPPTSLLKPTIFPNIEFQSSCDTSYSTSTIDSVLYSSLLPESFSQTYTRAQKPNRVRKSPASSTGPAKEKPFTCPMETCDRRFSRSDELNRHIRIHTGHKPFQCRICLRSFSRSDHLTTHTRTHTGEKPFSCDVCGKRFARSDERKRHGRVHLKQKEKMELKPQVVNAWPFTLPEAI; encoded by the exons ATGGGGATGGAAACTCAGGGCTCCAAAGACAGCCAGGATGTTTTCATGGATTCTGGAAGGACAGCACCTGCCCAGTTTTCACACG GTGCGCCTATTACCCCCAAAACGGAGCCCACAAGTACAGATCAGTTTAACTCTTGTCAGGGTCCGAAAGAAAGCTACACAACCTCCCTAGCTTACTCAGGCAGCTTCTATGTGGAAACATCTCAAGGAACACCTTGCAGCACGGAAACGCTGCTCAACATGATCACCGAAATCGTTGGCATCTCAACAACCCCTGTGTCGGATGCGCATCCGTGTGGAGACGGTACAATGAACGCAAGCCGTAGCAGTTTTGGTGACGAGGGGGTCCAGACGCAGGCCTCCACGTGCACCACCCCGCCGTTGTATTCACCGGGACAGACAGGCCACAGCTACCCGGACACTCAGACCGCCACGCAGGCCCAAGACTCCGCCACATCGCATTTAAACTTTGCCTCCTCTGCGCAAGACGCTGAACCGTTGTCTGAAAGCGCGACGTTCCCGGTGGTCATCAAAAATGAATTCGAGAGCAGCTGCTATGAGTGGGGGACCTTCAGCAAGTCCTACTTGGATGCTGGCTTCCAGTCAGAGCCATTCTCCATGTCGAATAGCTTTTCAGCTGATCAACAACAGGTGGACGTGAAGGAACTTTTAGACTCATATTCTCCCATTTGCTCGAACACAGAGACTGAATTCAAAGtggaaagcaccctaaaacaagAGCAGTGCTTTGGAGATGCTTGCACACAAGGCTTTAGTGCTCCCATGTTTAACTACCCCACTCCAGTTATGGATATCCCACCCACCAGTCTTTTAAAACCGACTATTTTCCCCAATATTGAATTCCAGTCCAGTTGCGACACAAGCTACTCGACTTCTACAATAGACTCGGTTCTGTATTCATCGTTATTGCCCGAGTCTTTCAGTCAAACTTATACACGGGCTCAAAAACCTAATCGGGTAAGAAAAAGCCCTGCCTCCTCTACCGGCCCGGCCAAAGAGAAACCTTTCACGTGTCCGATGGAGACCTGCGACCGGCGTTTCTCTCGGTCGGATGAGCTCAACAGGCACATCCGCATCCACACGGGACACAAACCTTTCCAGTGCCGCATCTGTTTGCGCAGCTTCAGCAGAAGCGACCATCTGACCACACACACCCGCACTCATACGGGCGAGAAACCGTTCTCGTGTGATGTGTGCGGCAAACGCTTCGCCAGAAGCGACGAAAGGAAACGGCACGGAAGGGTGCATCTCAAACAGAAAGAAAAGATGGAGTTGAAGCCACAAGTGGTCAACGCGTGGCCGTTCACTTTGCCTGAGGCAATTTAA
- the si:dkey-56e3.3 gene encoding uncharacterized protein si:dkey-56e3.3: MLLTHGTAASRTHTFSFGRICFNTMANIITFQTQITSVIEVLANAAVAEICKLVEDSYADLQLEISQTQKENSLLKKRLKMIEIRDSFYRRANKLRNESTALNKTSVREKQSGRISVKVSSVCSGANHEEGHVRSSNSSVLQQQQRLDQQAYHQSVEDGEPDVLIIKEERPENTRCEQSEREKQTTENHKDEALNKSSGVCVAGHRENFIDQNTVQHCHQEPVADDESDVIIIKEERPDNMRCERSETELNATNNNGTQYGSAGVFVPVHRESYIDQDTVQHCHQESDAIQPDLLQDENTEVNAIDEDTHLLNGDTRMERRCDGEVDSNLQPVSSYASWVSRRFDASANHPSYTESECNGGPSVNQYLMYRGSTDPMCSYATPINSNSLSVSNIEGHLTHDNEGNISQSEQPPFTPCFSFKQSDSPHMQRKDRFMCKHCGKVFSQPGTLLLHQKLHTRERLHNCTLCGKRFSQASSLKRHHSIHRGEKPFRCQHCGKHFSDQSNLKKHVTVHTGEKPYGCSLCGKMFNQSSNLKTHMKIHTREKPFGCDRCGRMFAHKYILVKHQQRICMSTGQV; this comes from the exons AACGCAAATCACGTCAGTTATTGAAGTTCTCGCAAACGCCGCTGTGGCAGAAATCTGCAAACTTGTTGAGGACAGCTATGCCGATTTACAGCTTGAAATATCTCAAACGCAAAAGGAAAATAGCCTGCTTAAAAAGAGATTGAAAATGATAGAAATCCGGGATTCGTTTTATCGAAGGGCAAATAAACTGAGGAACGAGTCGACTGCCTTAAACAAAACTAGTGTTCGCGAAAAACAGTCAG gACGAATCAGCGTAAAAGTGTCTTCTGTGTGTTCTGGTGCTAATCATGAAGAAGGACATGTTCGCTCTTCAAACTCCTCagttttacaacaacaacaaaggctTGACCAG CAGGCTTATCATCAGTCTGTAGAGGATGGAGAGCCAGATGTTCTCATTATTAAAGAGGAGAGGCCTGAAAACACGAGGTGTGAACAGTCTGAAAGAGAAAAACAGACCACCGAGAATC ATAAAGATGAAGCTCTGAACAAAAGTTCAGGGGTTTGTGTAGCAGGTCACAGAGAGAACTTCATTGACCAGAACACAGTCCAGCACTGCCATCAAGAG CCTGTAGCAGATGATGAGTCAGATGTTATCATTATTAAAGAGGAGAGACCCGACAACATGAGATGTGAACGCTCAGAAACGGAATTAAATGCTACAAATAATA ATGGCACACAGTACGGGAGTGCAGGAGTGTTTGTACCAGTCCACAGAGAAAGCTACATAGACCAGGACACAGTCCAGCACTGCCATCAAGAG TCTGATgcaatccagcctgatctccttCAGGATGAAAATACAGAAGTCAATGCTATAGATGAagacacacatttactcaatg GTGACACCAGAATGGAGAGACGTTGTGATGGAGAGGTGGATTCTAACCTCCAGCCTGTGTCTTCCTATGCCTCATGGGTCTCCAGAAGATTTGACGCAAGCGCAAACCATCCATCCTACACTGAATCTGAATGCAATGGGGGACCGTCTGTGAATCAGTATTTGATGTACAGAGGGAGCACCGATCCCATGTGTTCCTATGCAACTCCAATTAACTCCAATAGCTTGTCTGTGTCTAATATTGAAGGCCATTTAACACACGACAATGAAGGTAATATTTCTCAATCTGAACAGCCTCCATTCACACCATGCTTTTCTTTCAAACAGTCTGATTCTCCTCACATGCAGAGGAAAGATAGGTTTATGTGTAAACATTGTGGGAAAGTGTTCTCTCAACCCGGCACTCTTCTTTTACATCAAAAACTTCATACCAGAGAAAGGCTTCACAACTGTACGCTCTGCGGAAAAAGATTCAGTCAGGCGTCTAGCCTTAAAAGACATCACAGCATTCATAGAGGAGAAAAACCATTCAGATGCCAGCACTGTGGGAAACACTTCTCAGACCAAAGTAACCTCAAAAAACATGtgactgttcacacaggcgaaaAGCCTTATGGTTGTAGCCTTTGCGGGAAAATGTTCAACCAGTCTTCAAACCTCAAAACGCATATGAAGATCCACACGCGTGAGAAGCCTTTCGGTTGCGATCGATGCGGACGGATGTTTGCACACAAGTACATTTTGGTAAAACACCAACAGAGAATCTGCATGTCTACTGGACAAGTGTAG
- the mogs gene encoding mannosyl-oligosaccharide glucosidase (The RefSeq protein has 2 substitutions compared to this genomic sequence) encodes MGRRRKRVATGDGVPSPRKEEKAPAPPRKEKKKKTDIGKVFINISIGLCIFSLIWFFYALYMRSSLARRVVTLHPSPRVLDANSSSPAVSPERYWGSYRPQVYFGMKTRSPRSVVTGLMWMHQFAEMDGNLRHTCEQGDHLLGYGWLMHDGVSFGVQEIHDRDFTLTTEFVKRMGGDHGGDWTWRITAKQHGTALSTPVVSLMFYASTDGQGSLQAHVEEKNRVSSVTGTSEELGNFKITFGKPTAGEGASAKYARYNFLQTRSPGLDKLTDIVKNSLNHKFIFSPPKGEKRSYFAVDSYKVTNHQNQQNDPKMESDFVVHQVTVQTPFQIEVLFESGSFRERPNQLVGSVLTDELEKRKVAFDEKFEATFGLQAKGFTSSHIKFAKAALSNMLGGMGYFFGPSVVQSVYNEHPVLYPEGPLFTAVPSRSFFPRGFLWDEGFHQLLLSKWDTQLTQEVFAHWLDLINIEGWIPREQILDDEARSKVPSEFIVQHNENANPPTLFLALQELLEQLDAELVSSQTMLPFLRKLYPRLQVWFEWFNTTQVGPVPNSYRWRGRDKDTNLFLNPKTLTSGLDDYPRASHPSADERHVDLYCWMTLASGVMANVARILGEPHQLYENTHRSLSNNDLLNELHWSENLHAFSDYGNHTQAVSLQQEKVFVPPGQPRHQFPVARLVRSVRRAPKLQYVNALGYVSLFPFLLHILTPDSPKIEHILQAIKDPERLWTPYGLRSLSRADPLYMKRNTEHDAPYWRGPIWININYLAVRALHHYGSIEGPYKEKAATLYQELRTNLMNNVYKQYLETGYIWEQYNDSTGRGQGSHPFTGWSALTVLIMAEKY; translated from the exons ATGGGTAGGCGGAGGAAGAGGGTTGCAACAGGTGATGGAGTTCCAAGTCCAAGAAAGGAGGAAAAGGCACCTGCTCCACCACGcaaggagaagaagaaaaaaactgacaTCGGGAAAGTGTTCATCAATATATCCATCGGTCTGTGCATCTTCAGCCTCATCTGGTTCTTCTATGCTCTTTATATGCGCTCATCCTTAGCCAGAAGGGTTGTGACACTGCACCCCTCTCCAAGGGTCTTGGATGCTAATAGTTCAAGCCCTGCAGTCTCTCCCGAAAGATACTGGGGTTCCTATCGTCCCCAGGTGTACTTTGGGATGAAAACAAGAAGTCCTCGATCTGTTGTGACAG GTTTAATGTGGATGCACCAGTTTGCTGAAATGGATGGAAATCTCAGGCACACATGTGAGCAAGGGGACCATTTGCTGGGCTATGGATGGTTAATGCATGATGGAGTCTCTTTTGGAGTCCAGGAGATCCATGACCGGGATTTCACCCTGACCACAGAGTTCGTCAAGCGCATGGGTGGAGATCATGGGGGAGACTGGACTTGGAGAATCACTGCAAAACAACAT GGCACTGCTTTGTCGACTCCTGTGGTCTCGCTAATGTTCTACGCTTCCACAGATGGTCAAGGTTCATTGCAGGCTCACGTTGAGGAGAAAAATCGTGTGAGTTCTGTCACAGGAACATCTGAGGAGCTTGGCAACTTTAAGATTACTTTTGGCAAACCGACAGCAGGAGAAGGTGCTAGTGCCAAATATGCCAG ATATAATTTCTTGCAAACAAGAAGCCCTGGTCTTGATAAGCTGACAGATATAGTGAAGAACAGCCTGAATCACAAGTTCATTTTCAGTCCTCCCAAAGGTGAAAAAAGGTCTTATTTTGCTGTGGATACTTACAAAGTAACTAACCACCAGAATCAACAGAACGATCCCAAGATGGAGAGTGATTTTGTCGTGCATCAGGTGACTGTTCAAACACCTTTTCAGATTGAAGTCTTGTTTGAATCCGGAAGTTTCCGTGAACGACCGAATCAGCTTGTGGGCTCTGTGCTCACGGATGAACTGGAGAAGCGTAAGGTGGCATTTGATGAGAAGTTTGAGGCTACGTTTGGTCTTCAAGCTAAAGGATTCACATCTTCACATATCAAATTTGCCAAGGCAGCTTTAAGCAACATGCTTGGTGGCATGGGATATTTTTTCGGACCATCGGTGGTGCAGTCGGTTTACAATGAACACCCCGTGCTTTACCCTGAGGGGCCGCTGTTCACAGCAGTACCATCGCGATCTTTCTTTCCAAGAGGCTTTCTTTGGGATGAAGGATTTCATCAGCTTCTCCTAAGCAAATGGGACACCCAGTTAACACAGGAGGTCTTTGCACACTGGCTCGATCTGATCAACATAGAAGGCTGGATCCCACGGGAGCAAATCTTGGATGATGAAGCACGCAGCAAAGTACCATCTGAGTTTATAGTGCAGCACAATGAAAACGCAAACCCTCCCACGCTCTTCCTGGCCCTACAGGAGCTGCTGGAGCAGCTTGATGCAGAGTTAGTGTCCTCTCAGACCATGCTTCCTTTCTTGAGAAAGTTGTACCCTAGATTGCAGGTTTGGTTCGAGTGGTTTAACACCACACAAGTTGGACCTGTTCCCAACTCCTACCGTTGGCGAGGAAGGGACAAAGACACCAATCTTTTCCTAAATCCCAAGACGCTGACCTCTGGCTTGGATGACTACCCACGGGCTTCCCACCCATCTGCTGATGAAAGGCACGTGGACTTGTATTGCTGGATGACCTTAGCCTCTGGTGTCATGGCAAATGTTGCACGAATACTTGGAGAGCCCCACCAAGTATATGAAAACACCCATCGTAGTCTGAGCAATAACGACCTGTTGAACGAGCTGCACTGGTCCGAGAATCTACACGCATTTAGTGATTACGGAAATCATACCCAAGCAGTCTCACTTCAGCAGGAGAAAGTGTTTGTGCCACCTGGACAACCACGGCACCAGTTCCCAGTTGCTCGATTGGTTCGTTCTGTCCGCAGAGCCCCTAAGCTGCAGTATGTGAATGCATTAGGCTACGTTAGCCTATTTCCATTCTTGCTACATATTTTGACACCAGACTCGCCAAAAATTGAGCATATATTGCAAGCCATTAAAGATCCAGAGCGCCTTTGGACACCATATGGCCTCCGCTCACTGTCCCGCGCAGATCCACTCTACATGAAGAGGAACACAGAACATGACGCCCCCTACTGGCGTGGACCCATCTGGATCAACATCAACTACCTGGCTGTTAGAGCACTGCATCACTATGGCAGCATAGAAGGGCCATACAAGGAAAAGGCAGCTACCTTATACCAAGAGCTCAGGACTAACCTCATGAATAATGTTTACAAGCAGTATCTGGAAACAGGATACATTTGGGAACAGTACAATGATAGCACTGGAAGGGGGCAGGGAAGTCACCCTTTTACTGGCTGGTCGGCTTTGACTGTACTTATTATGGCTGAGAAGTATTAA
- the LOC797711 gene encoding uncharacterized protein isoform X1, with the protein MLNNMDLNSQDSFYSQFENCNSSAMGMETQGSKDSQDVFMDSGRTAPAQFSHGAPITPKTEPTSTDQFNSCQGPKESYTTSLAYSGSFYVETSQGTPCSTETLLNMITEIVGISTTPVSDAHPCGDGTMNASRSSFGDEGVQTQASTCTTPPLYSPGQTGHSYPDTQTATQAQDSATSHLNFASSAQDAEPLSESATFPVVIKNEFESSCYEWGTFSKSYLDAGFQSEPFSMSNSFSADQQQVDVKELLDSYSPICSNTETEFKVESTLKQEQCFGDACTQGFSAPMFNYPTPVMDIPPTSLLKPTIFPNIEFQSSCDTSYSTSTIDSVLYSSLLPESFSQTYTRAQKPNRVRKSPASSTGPAKEKPFTCPMETCDRRFSRSDELNRHIRIHTGHKPFQCRICLRSFSRSDHLTTHTRTHTGEKPFSCDVCGKRFARSDERKRHGRVHLKQKEKMELKPQVVNAWPFTLPEAI; encoded by the exons ATGCTTAACAACATGGATTTGAACTCTCAAGATTCTTTTTATTCTCAGTTTGAAAACTGTAACAGTTCTGCGATGGGGATGGAAACTCAGGGCTCCAAAGACAGCCAGGATGTTTTCATGGATTCTGGAAGGACAGCACCTGCCCAGTTTTCACACG GTGCGCCTATTACCCCCAAAACGGAGCCCACAAGTACAGATCAGTTTAACTCTTGTCAGGGTCCGAAAGAAAGCTACACAACCTCCCTAGCTTACTCAGGCAGCTTCTATGTGGAAACATCTCAAGGAACACCTTGCAGCACGGAAACGCTGCTCAACATGATCACCGAAATCGTTGGCATCTCAACAACCCCTGTGTCGGATGCGCATCCGTGTGGAGACGGTACAATGAACGCAAGCCGTAGCAGTTTTGGTGACGAGGGGGTCCAGACGCAGGCCTCCACGTGCACCACCCCGCCGTTGTATTCACCGGGACAGACAGGCCACAGCTACCCGGACACTCAGACCGCCACGCAGGCCCAAGACTCCGCCACATCGCATTTAAACTTTGCCTCCTCTGCGCAAGACGCTGAACCGTTGTCTGAAAGCGCGACGTTCCCGGTGGTCATCAAAAATGAATTCGAGAGCAGCTGCTATGAGTGGGGGACCTTCAGCAAGTCCTACTTGGATGCTGGCTTCCAGTCAGAGCCATTCTCCATGTCGAATAGCTTTTCAGCTGATCAACAACAGGTGGACGTGAAGGAACTTTTAGACTCATATTCTCCCATTTGCTCGAACACAGAGACTGAATTCAAAGtggaaagcaccctaaaacaagAGCAGTGCTTTGGAGATGCTTGCACACAAGGCTTTAGTGCTCCCATGTTTAACTACCCCACTCCAGTTATGGATATCCCACCCACCAGTCTTTTAAAACCGACTATTTTCCCCAATATTGAATTCCAGTCCAGTTGCGACACAAGCTACTCGACTTCTACAATAGACTCGGTTCTGTATTCATCGTTATTGCCCGAGTCTTTCAGTCAAACTTATACACGGGCTCAAAAACCTAATCGGGTAAGAAAAAGCCCTGCCTCCTCTACCGGCCCGGCCAAAGAGAAACCTTTCACGTGTCCGATGGAGACCTGCGACCGGCGTTTCTCTCGGTCGGATGAGCTCAACAGGCACATCCGCATCCACACGGGACACAAACCTTTCCAGTGCCGCATCTGTTTGCGCAGCTTCAGCAGAAGCGACCATCTGACCACACACACCCGCACTCATACGGGCGAGAAACCGTTCTCGTGTGATGTGTGCGGCAAACGCTTCGCCAGAAGCGACGAAAGGAAACGGCACGGAAGGGTGCATCTCAAACAGAAAGAAAAGATGGAGTTGAAGCCACAAGTGGTCAACGCGTGGCCGTTCACTTTGCCTGAGGCAATTTAA
- the mogs gene encoding mannosyl-oligosaccharide glucosidase isoform X1, giving the protein MGRRRKRVATGDGVPSPRKEEKAPAPPRKEKKKKTDIGKVFINISIGLCIFSLIWFFYALYMRSSLARRVVTLHPSPRVLDANSSSPAVSPERYWGSYRPQVYFGMKTRSPRSVVTGLMWMHQFAEMDGNLRHTCEQGDHLLGYGWLMHDGVSFGVQEIHDRDFTLTTEFVKRMGGDHGGDWTWRITAKQHGTALSTPVVSLMFYASTDGQGSLQAHVEEKNRVSSVTGTSEELGNFKITFGKPTAGEGASAKYARYNFLQTRSPGLDKLTDIVKNSLNHKFIFSPPKGEKRSYFAVDTYKVTNHQNQQNDPKMESDFVVHQVTVQTPFQIEVLFESGSFRERPNQLVGSVLTDELEKRKVAFDEKFEATFGLQAKGFTSSHIKFAKAALSNMLGGMGYFFGPSVVQSVYNEHPVLYPEGPLFTAVPSRSFFPRGFLWDEGFHQLLLSKWDTQLTQEVFAHWLDLINIEGWIPREQILDDEARSKVPSEFIVQHNENANPPTLFLALQELLEQLDAELVSSQTMLPFLRKLYPRLQVWFEWFNTTQVGPVPNSYRWRGRDKDTNLFLNPKTLTSGLDDYPRASHPSADERHVDLYCWMTLASGVMANVARILGEPHQVYENTHRSLSNNDLLNELHWSENLHAFSDYGNHTQAVSLQQEKVFVPPGQPRHQFPVARLVRSVRRAPKLQYVNALGYVSLFPFLLHILTPDSPKIEHILQAIKDPERLWTPYGLRSLSRADPLYMKRNTEHDAPYWRGPIWININYLAVRALHHYGSIEGPYKEKAATLYQELRTNLMNNVYKQYLETGYIWEQYNDSTGRGQGSHPFTGWSALTVLIMAEKY; this is encoded by the exons ATGGGTAGGCGGAGGAAGAGGGTTGCAACAGGTGATGGAGTTCCAAGTCCAAGAAAGGAGGAAAAGGCACCTGCTCCACCACGcaaggagaagaagaaaaaaactgacaTCGGGAAAGTGTTCATCAATATATCCATCGGTCTGTGCATCTTCAGCCTCATCTGGTTCTTCTATGCTCTTTATATGCGCTCATCCTTAGCCAGAAGGGTTGTGACACTGCACCCCTCTCCAAGGGTCTTGGATGCTAATAGTTCAAGCCCTGCAGTCTCTCCCGAAAGATACTGGGGTTCCTATCGTCCCCAGGTGTACTTTGGGATGAAAACAAGAAGTCCTCGATCTGTTGTGACAG GTTTAATGTGGATGCACCAGTTTGCTGAAATGGATGGAAATCTCAGGCACACATGTGAGCAAGGGGACCATTTGCTGGGCTATGGATGGTTAATGCATGATGGAGTCTCTTTTGGAGTCCAGGAGATCCATGACCGGGATTTCACCCTGACCACAGAGTTCGTCAAGCGCATGGGTGGAGATCATGGGGGAGACTGGACTTGGAGAATCACTGCAAAACAACAT GGCACTGCTTTGTCGACTCCTGTGGTCTCGCTAATGTTCTACGCTTCCACAGATGGTCAAGGTTCATTGCAGGCTCACGTTGAGGAGAAAAATCGTGTGAGTTCTGTCACAGGAACATCTGAGGAGCTTGGCAACTTTAAGATTACTTTTGGCAAACCGACAGCAGGAGAAGGTGCTAGTGCCAAATATGCCAG ATATAATTTCTTGCAAACAAGAAGCCCTGGTCTTGATAAGCTGACAGATATAGTGAAGAACAGCCTGAATCACAAGTTCATTTTCAGTCCTCCCAAAGGTGAAAAAAGGTCTTATTTTGCTGTGGATACTTACAAAGTAACTAACCACCAGAATCAACAGAACGATCCCAAGATGGAGAGTGATTTTGTCGTGCATCAGGTGACTGTTCAAACACCTTTTCAGATTGAAGTCTTGTTTGAATCCGGAAGTTTCCGTGAACGACCGAATCAGCTTGTGGGCTCTGTGCTCACGGATGAACTGGAGAAGCGTAAGGTGGCATTTGATGAGAAGTTTGAGGCTACGTTTGGTCTTCAAGCTAAAGGATTCACATCTTCACATATCAAATTTGCCAAGGCAGCTTTAAGCAACATGCTTGGTGGCATGGGATATTTTTTCGGACCATCGGTGGTGCAGTCGGTTTACAATGAACACCCCGTGCTTTACCCTGAGGGGCCGCTGTTCACAGCAGTACCATCGCGATCTTTCTTTCCAAGAGGCTTTCTTTGGGATGAAGGATTTCATCAGCTTCTCCTAAGCAAATGGGACACCCAGTTAACACAGGAGGTCTTTGCACACTGGCTCGATCTGATCAACATAGAAGGCTGGATCCCACGGGAGCAAATCTTGGATGATGAAGCACGCAGCAAAGTACCATCTGAGTTTATAGTGCAGCACAATGAAAACGCAAACCCTCCCACGCTCTTCCTGGCCCTACAGGAGCTGCTGGAGCAGCTTGATGCAGAGTTAGTGTCCTCTCAGACCATGCTTCCTTTCTTGAGAAAGTTGTACCCTAGATTGCAGGTTTGGTTCGAGTGGTTTAACACCACACAAGTTGGACCTGTTCCCAACTCCTACCGTTGGCGAGGAAGGGACAAAGACACCAATCTTTTCCTAAATCCCAAGACGCTGACCTCTGGCTTGGATGACTACCCACGGGCTTCCCACCCATCTGCTGATGAAAGGCACGTGGACTTGTATTGCTGGATGACCTTAGCCTCTGGTGTCATGGCAAATGTTGCACGAATACTTGGAGAGCCCCACCAAGTATATGAAAACACCCATCGTAGTCTGAGCAATAACGACCTGTTGAACGAGCTGCACTGGTCCGAGAATCTACACGCATTTAGTGATTACGGAAATCATACCCAAGCAGTCTCACTTCAGCAGGAGAAAGTGTTTGTGCCACCTGGACAACCACGGCACCAGTTCCCAGTTGCTCGATTGGTTCGTTCTGTCCGCAGAGCCCCTAAGCTGCAGTATGTGAATGCATTAGGCTACGTTAGCCTATTTCCATTCTTGCTACATATTTTGACACCAGACTCGCCAAAAATTGAGCATATATTGCAAGCCATTAAAGATCCAGAGCGCCTTTGGACACCATATGGCCTCCGCTCACTGTCCCGCGCAGATCCACTCTACATGAAGAGGAACACAGAACATGACGCCCCCTACTGGCGTGGACCCATCTGGATCAACATCAACTACCTGGCTGTTAGAGCACTGCATCACTATGGCAGCATAGAAGGGCCATACAAGGAAAAGGCAGCTACCTTATACCAAGAGCTCAGGACTAACCTCATGAATAATGTTTACAAGCAGTATCTGGAAACAGGATACATTTGGGAACAGTACAATGATAGCACTGGAAGGGGGCAGGGAAGTCACCCTTTTACTGGCTGGTCGGCTTTGACTGTACTTATTATGGCTGAGAAGTATTAA